A window of Daucus carota subsp. sativus chromosome 2, DH1 v3.0, whole genome shotgun sequence genomic DNA:
aaaatatgaggaTGTGTTAGATCGTGAATAAACTCCACTTCATATTAATTTTGTCAGCACTTAGCACCTGATTATATTTTGGCTAGCCAGGTGCCTGATAGTCCTTTTTTTCATttacattattcttttatatatattttgtttatgatCATGCAGTAGTATTTACATAGAGCTTTATAAGCTGACATATACGTTCGTTCATCTCTTGTGGTGATGGTTGTCTGCTTGTAAGAATCTTGCCGTGGAGGCAAACTATCACGCCTCCTTGATATTTTTTGTCATTCCATTTCATATTCTATCTATATTGTTACTTGTTTTTTAGATTGTTCTCTTGCTCAACAGGTTCACAAGGATGACTTGGTTCCTGATTTGTTAGTACTCCCACCTGGTACAGATTTGCATGATCATCATTTGGTGAAAAATGGAAGTGTCCTTTTGCAAGTAAGAATTGTATCCTTCATATATGATAATTGAATAAGATAATTGCTTGTGAACAGAATAacatttaagattttaaataggaatatatttaagattttttttgccaaattaaaattcattgtacttttattcaaaaaaagaaaaaatgaaaaaaaaaaatatcaatattagCTATGGTAGTCAAAGCACACAGAGATTGTGCAAAAAGTCGAGCGACTTACATTTTGGACAAGAAGCAGTTTTAGATATGACTATTAGGAAATTTAGATTATAGATTATGGTATTAGTAGAATTAAATGATTTGTTTCATGTATCTTGTGGTGTTAGATTATTATTGGAAAgttaatatatagaaaaattaGTGTTCTTTTCATTAGAAATTCACTTAGTTTccacataatataaaaaattcttttgatattcaTTATTGATTAGAGTTGTATTATATTAGGTGATGAATAAAATTGCGGTTTAATTGTATTTTCTGCTGACTCTCTTTTCAGAAGTAGGATATATTCCTATGATCAACCTTTTTCTCGacctttttagcattattaataCGCtggtttttttataaaataaatccaGAATAGTGGTATTGGTATaacttcttaatttttttttcctcttttaGGGCAAGGCAAGTTCTATGGTGGCAGTAGCCCTTGATCCTAGACCAGGATGGGAGGTGAGTTCGACTTGTATCAGTCAGGGCTGAGTTATGACTCACAGTATCAGTTATCTTTTTTCTGTTGTCTACAGAGGCCTATGATGGTTTAATCAAATTTCTTTTTTCTCCAAAGGTTCTTGATGCATGTTCAGCCCCAGGAAACAAAACTGTTCATCTTGCTGCCTTAATGAGAGGGGAAGGGAAGATAATTGCTTGTGAACAGAATAAAGAGAGGGTCAAACTGCTAGAATACACTATCAAGCAGGCTGGTGCTACTAGTATCCTTTCAGAGAGTGTCTATCCTGTAAACTACTATTAATTGAATTATTGACGCCTTTTAGTTCAGGAATACAATTGTATGAGATAAAAATATTGTTCACATTTATATAGTGTGCATGCCAAATAACTATATGCACACAATTAATTTGTATCCAAAATATCGGGGATCAGAATTATTTTCAGGAAAGCTAGTGCATGCAAGTAATACATTGtgtaatgatttatttttagcATTTGGTAGTAGCCTGCCTCTTCATTGGAGTAGAATTAATGACTTAACCAGGATTCTAGATGTGGAAGTTCTGCACGAGGACTTCTTAACGTTGAGTCCAGTAGACCCGTCATACTCAAAGGTAACTTTCAGTTGTGTTTCTTTTCTCGTATGAACCTTGAAAGAGTCACCTTAGTTGAGTTGCAGTTGTATTTAAGGGTGAGTTGCAGTTGTATTATAGGTTCTTACGtgtttaaaatatgtaaattaaaTGAAGTAactcaaaacattaataaaagtTGACGTGCTTATACACATAAGAAATATAATATGGTTTACGCTTGTGTAATATGAGGACAAGTTAACCTATGTCTACACACTTTCATATATTCTCGAGTTCCTGGTTTTTATTGACAAGCTAAGGAATGCTCAATTTGCAGGTTCGTGGAATACTCGTAGATCCTTCTTGTTCTGGATCTGGGACTGCTGTAGACAGACTAGATCACCTGCTTCCATCTTACCAACcgggtaacttttgcatacttCTTTGACAAGTCTTGCGCTAGTTTGCATATGTGTTGCTTTACTTGAGAATTATACAAGTCGGCGGCCCAGGCTAACTGGACAATGTCTGTTTTTATCTTCTTATTGTTTTCTGCTGTATATATGTAGACTTGATATACAACCTTAGAGGATGTCTAGTCTTTgatatttacattttataaaAGGCGATGAGTTCCTAGATAGGTACTTTAGTTTCTTCGTCGTATTAGTTAAGGTACAAACCTAGTTTTACTCAATTGGTTCTTAGATattgataattaaaaacaaaagaaagaaagatgAGTAAAAAGCTACTGACACAGTAGTGGTACTCCTGttccaaaatacatgtccagtTTTGACTTTtatttggtcaaattgacccaaCTGTGACTGAATTTTACTATActttatttcttatatataatattagaatTCTGAAAAACACATTCGGAtgtaaattatgtatatttttatgatttttcatttatataatatatgtaaatttcagtaaAAAATTGCTCAATTTGGCCAGAAAAAAGTCACAACAGgttatgtaatttgaaacggaggtaGTTCTAATATTTGACTTCTAGCAGTCTTGTAGTATGCCCTAATTTCAATATGTATATGTTTGTGTGGCTCTTTAGTGATTCCTTTATATTCTAAttctcatctttcttctttttgtagGCCATGTTGATCCAGGTGAAATACACAGGCTAACAAAACTTGCTGCATTCCAGAAAATGGCTCTAGAACATGCATTATCTTGTAAGTTTATATATCTAGAACATGCATTATCTTGTAAGTTTATATATTCACGGATATTTTACTTGCCTTGTGTTCTCCTGAAGTTGTTTTACATTTCATGCCCTAAGAAGTATGTTAAGGATATGCTTGCTCTTTTTCTACCAACAATATGAATATTTAAATGTATTAActgttttaatataaatttaccaGTCATAACGACTCCCTCCACATTCTGCCAGATTGAATACAGTTGACAAGCTTCGGCACTCTGTTGGTAGAAAACACTACCTGTAAACTGTATTCATGCATTGAAAAGTATATTCTGCCCATTGTAGTAACTAGGGATATTAAAACTTATTATATGAGGATAAATAGTATGTTTATtgttttatcaaaattaaaatcatcttCTTGTACCTTCTGAAATTTGTTGGAGAGCTTGTTGACGCAGGTCTGGTTGTTTCGAATTAGCTGCAACTTATATAGGTCAAAGCTTTGTGTACACACtgatatttgtttatttctGTAGTCCCAGGAGTTGAAAGAGTTGTATATAGCACCTGTTCCATCCACCAAATCGAGAATGAAGACGTGATCAATTCTGTGCTTCCTCTTGCTATTTCGCAAGGTTTTGAACTGGGCACACCATTCCCGCAGTGGACTCGACGTGGTCTTCCTGTTATTGAACAATGTGAGTGTTTTTTATTAATGGTTGACCTTATCTTCTTCCCTGAGAAGCTGTAATATATGTGTGAGGTATTCATATTCTGAAGAGGTTTCTGTCATTAATATAGATCAACTTAAAAGCAGAACTCCATATTGGAGTCTACCAGTGACGTTGAAAGCGGGATGATCTTAGAAAGCcttttatatacaattttattagtttttcagTTTTCCAAGTGAAGAAAGTGACAGAGAGTTAACATTGGAGAATGGAGAGTACCTCTATAAATCCCGAACCATTCTACCAgcactatataaaaaaaagaagaaaaaggatgGGTATATCTGCTACTCTTTGACGATTGGTTTCTTCTTCAGATAAAAAGCCTTCCATATCATACATGAGATTCGTCAGCTGTTCTAATTTACTAAATGATAAATAGCAGATGTGGCTAACATTTATGTTACAAGTTTTGTATTTCTGGGAGAGTTAAAGTTAATGGGACTATTCTAGATACTTGACTGAGGAAACCAGTCTATGAGGTCCTCTACCAAAATTTTGACCGGTTTGGCTGCTTAAGGCATTTAGGTGCTCAATTGGATCTTAACTCACTGCTGGTGACTAATCCCACTTTTAGTTTCACATATTATTGGAAAGTGTTTGACATATTACTCATTTAGAATGGAAATCTGAAACTGTTTGACCTGCTTTAACCTTTTCTAACATTCTAGTTACTAATTCACAGCTAAACATTTGCTTCGTGCTGACCCTGTGGAGGACAAGGAAGGCTTCTTCATTGCACTATTTGTGAGAAGCATCCATCAGTCAGAACCGCACCAACAAAAAGAAATTGGCAGCTGCCACAATCCTGCGGTACCTTGCAAAATATCTGAGAGAAAGGTGAAAACTATAAATAAAAGTAGATTACGCTCTTCTTGTTTCTTTCCCAGAATGTCCCTAAGAATGTCCAGGATATTGTTAAACCCTTACTTCGATGTGGTGAACAAAAAAGTTGAATAGAATACCAACATTTAGAACACTACTACTTATTCTTCTTCTTGCCGAGTCGGGGATCTCCATTATGGGTAACTTGACCGAGTAGTAACTTTTTTATCTTGGAACCAATCCATGTGGTATTGTGAGCATTATATCCCTAGGATAGGTTGGTTGAAGTAATTATAGTTTTTGGACTATTCTAATTATTGTGAATTCAAAAGATTATgaactaattattatttttagttctTTTATAGAGAATCTTGTAATATTTCTCACCTGATACCATTGTATTATAGAAAAATGAAGATGGTCTCTACATTTAATAATCTTTTggacttttaataaaattaagcaGTGATTCAAGATATAACTGTTATAAAGCTGCATTGAAAATTACTACAGGCAAATGGAAGAGTTGCTTAGCAGTAGTAATCTGGGATTCTGATCGAACATAGTTGCTCCACCATAATAATCTGGGATTCAGATCGAATAGAGTAGTGCATAACAATCTCTACTAGATAAAACGAAAGTGGACGACAATAATATATGATAGTACATAGTTAAAAAGTGGTACTACTAGTTAAAAAGGGTCGGTATCAGGTGTGTTCTCGGTTTATATATACGGTGTGTTGAAAATTTCAAGTCTAACGTGTAAGCATAGAAGTtgaaaatcttaatttattttagtgattttttttctttttcatttaaaaatttattttttataatattaatactatattattattattattctatatatcaatacaaaaaattataagattatgtttatataataaaaattgaattatatatacctaaaattttttgatatttattctatgataacatattattaattaGGACATAACATACGGTCAACCTCAAGAATTCTGTACGCATGCATTTTCTAAACCAACTTATGTTAGCAAGCAGCTACTAGTAAGTAGTAACATGTTGCATGTAGAAATATGTTTTACTTGagttgtaatattttaattaaataaatgatatttgctTAGCAAATTAGTATTTTTAGTATATATTGAATAATTCAATATATAAGTTGTACAATAAAttggatttatattttttttagaattaattCCATGACATACACCTAGTTATACAGTTACAAATTACtgaatattttatatcatatataatcataatacaTCTCGTGCACTGGAACCCATGGTTATGGATGATATAGTTAAATACTCACTCCATCCCTTTCATTTTTACGGTTTTTTTTATTGGTTGATacgtattttaatttatatatatatatatatataaataaaaatttataatatattttttgaattttttgtataaacatataaatttttattcacacaatttttaaaaaaaataatctatgtCAGAAAAATCCTAAAATGAGTGTCAAAGCTCAAAAAACACTACAAGGGACAGAGGGGATACTGAAGAAAAACTCTGAAAGCGAATTAAGTTGAGGTAACATCTAAGCAATGCATGTCATTATCTGAAATTACTGCCTTACTGGCgactattaattaattagttggGATCCAAACTGTATTGTTGTGAGTGTGCTTATCTCCTGCCGTAGCTTCTGCTGCTTCCAACTAAAAACTGGTTTACACCTCAAACCCTAAAACACCCAGTTCATCACCCAACTGGTCTGCACTCTCCACTTACAATTCACTACTCCAAAACCCTTGTAATCCCATCCCCATAAATGGAATCAATCACCATGCTAAGCTTCATCCAACTCCTCCGTTCCTTGGCAAATATCTATAAATGGAACGATATTCTAGCAGCAGCTTTGATGCCAACAATTCCTCGCCTCCCGGTTCGGGCTCTCCGTCTTCCGGGAGACACCCGGTTTATCGCGGTGTGAGGCGTAGGAAAAGTGGGAGCGGAAAATGGGTATCTGAAATCCGTGAGCCGCGCTCGCCTAACCGAATATGGCTAGGCACATTTTCGTCGGCTGAAATGGCTGCGGTGGCATATGACGTGGCAGCCCTTGCCTTAAAAGGCAAAGACGCCGAGTTGAACTTTCCCGACTCGGCCTCTTCCTTGCCGGTACCCGCGTCAGCTTCCCCGCGTGACATCCAAGCAGCTGCAGCCATTGCGGCTTCAGCCGCTGGGGCGGCTGTTGACACATTTCGCGGAGTTGACAGGACTACTAATACAAGGGCGATGATAGCCGATCCGAATATTAATACGAATAATAATGTTATTGCAAGTCGAGTAGATCATGATAATAACTTCGTTGATGAGGATATGATATTCGATATGCCGAATATTCTCGTCAATATGGCGCATGGAATGCTTCTGAGCCCTCCAAGAATGAATGTGGAAGCTGATTTCGATCCAGACTATGCAGGAGACAACCTCTGGAACTATCCATAACTATTTTCTTCGCAAGTCACCGGCTAATATATAAGTACcgtatatgaatatataaaacCTGGAAGCATATGTATATGCTCGTTTTTAATTAGCAGGGTTTGTTACGGGATTTGATTGTCCACTCTTTGGAGCAAGGATAGATCAAATGACTGTATGTTTTACCTTGTTATGCCTTCTTTCTACGGGATCCGTGGACTTTACTTCCGATGGATATATCGGATACTTATGTTTGGTTTGATTCTCTGCATTACTGGTTTTAATTTCTAGAAAGGGTGTGGTCTCTGCGAATGAAAGAAATTGAAATGACGAACACAATAAGATTATTTGTATCAAACAAgttctttaaaattaaaacctTAAGTGAACTAATCCTCCGGTTGATAGTATTCACacatttttctaataaaattcGAATTCTCGATGTTCcatataaaagaaaaatgaatacAGTATATTTCAGCATTTTTGCATTGAGGACATATATGTATAGGCGGTAAATCTCATATACGCATCTGTAAACGGAACGATACAGTCTTGGcagaaatgaaggtacaaggtaatatattttaacacaCACGTATCATTAGATATATATGCGATGCTGTTGTAACCATCATGCATGGAGCTAGCTGTAACCGCGGAGATGTTCTTTTTTGTTCGTCGAATAAAATTTATCAGAGTACATGTATGGTTTTTATATAACTAGGTAGCTAGGGTTTGGTTGCATCTCCACAATACTAATGGAACAGACATTTAGACGCACAATATAAACATCTTCCAAGTAGATGTCAACTAcgagtataatttatttaggCTTTGATCTTAATTTGATCTTAAGTAGGGTCAAGTGTACAACAAATCATCATGAACTACAAAAGTTAGCAGCATAGagaagttaatattttaatacagAAGAAAAAGTGGAGCGATTTACTACTGTTGATGTGTCCCTCTCATATGACACGTGTCAGTGAGCGAGTGGGGGAGACAATCTCAAGTGCCATTTCTGAAGATGCGACGCTGACGTTCTACCTTTGGTGAGAAATTGGGTTCTCTTAATCTACttgttattttattaagttAATATTTAGTCCATGATGTACTAATTAGCAATGAAATCAAACTCATGACTTCTAAGACTTTGCTGCGGTTGAATTTTTGTAAATCAGGACTTTGAGCATTTCGGCTCTCGTaactatttaaaaataaagcTCCGTACACAACAATACTCTAACTAATATAATACTCTTATGTTCTCATAATGACTGCATCGGACTAGGACACAGATGTGTATCGTAAAAGGTATTGGCTCAGTTTCAGTTTACAATATACTCCTTCTGtccaatgaattatatacattgggattggacacggagaccaagaaaaaaaatgtaagaaatgagtaaagttagatgaaaagtgggtaaaatggtgggatccacatattttttaataatagatttgaggtagtggaggaaagtagtgggtgtaatagtgtttttattattatagaatggagatagtgggagaatgtagtgggtggagtagtgttttatattataaaaagttgctattttgggaatgtatagaaatgataggacatcccaaaaaggaaactgtatagaattgattgggacggagggagtaattgacAAGGCCGCGAGTCCAGGCCCAGTAGTCTATAAAGACTACTGTCCATTTCAATCaatagatcaaaattcaaaatgagcGAGTCCAGTACTAATGTACAAGAGTAGTACTCAAATAGGGTCCTGCCGAGCCCAGTTGCGGGCTGTGAGATTAGCTGTACAGTTTGGCTTTATTTGTTCTTGGTGTTTCTGCTAATTCACAAGTTTCTTATGTAAAGTCCCTGCTTTTCCACATGCGGGCGCTCCGCATTTTACGGGCTCGGCTTAATTTAGAAATAGTTGCtcattatttgaattatatataaataaaaaataatttttgattcaTCAATTTACTGATAATCTATTTATCAAATAGAAAACAATaatgtaataataaatattatatattaacttttataaacatcatatatttttgtaaaataaaatgacCAAGTGGTGAAAGAAGTCAGGATTTATAATTTCTCAAATTTTGACTTATGAACAAAAACTGGAGGCCCTTAACTATAAATGACCCATAGAGCTTAAAAACATGTCTAAACAGTAAACACCACCATCACCTATGATGGGATTttaccttttttatatataccgGTACAGTGTAACCTTTTATCAGTTTTTTTTCTGGCAGTAATTTGCatgtatcaaaataataaattagtgaATGGTATTTTGTTACATAATATTGTTGTTTCCATGCATGTATTTTAGCTACTTAAATAGTTACATTGCCAAAGTAGAGAGTTTTTACAGATATATTCACATCACAAGAGATGCATTTCATTGCACTAATCTACCTAGCTACCTCTCACTAATCAAGACTTAATTTCAGACCCCCGGTTCATGGAATAAATGAACGGACAAAAATTATCTGCATTAAAACTAACTTACCACAGAGAGACTTGTTCTTCCAACTAGAAAACTAATTCCTCCAGCAGTAAGCCAAAGATGGCAGACTCAATTTCCCTAGCCAGCTTATCTCGTACCTCCTCCTCGTACAGCTTCCAAACATCAACATCTTTTCTCAAGTCCAACTCCACCATCATATCAATGGTGTTCGATTTCACTTGTTTCCATTCATTTAACCTCTTACACACCCTACTCACTACTACATCCGGTCCACTCTTTTTCTCTTCATCGATGAGTTGTAAGAGCAGCTGTCTCACGTCTgaggatatcttgttttcatcgTACTGCTTTGATCTGCTCAACACTTGTCTAACAACCTCATTAACATTTTCTTCCATGTCGAAAGATTCTGGGTAGTTGACATGATTGTGTAGTTGTTCTTCCACTATGACCACTATTTCATCGCCATCTTCCAACATTGTTTTTTCCAGCTCCACCGGATCCAACTCTGCCACTCTCTGAAACCTGCGCAGCCCTgtcaaaattttgataaaaacttTACTAGCCAACGTGTTTACGGAACCGGAACTAATCGATTGACCCACAAATTCAGGatttattgatgattaattATCAGATGTTTTTTCAATGGATAAatcgataaaatattttttaaattaatcataattaattgagaattttaaaactctGAGATTTTTAATATAGTAAGGCATAAATACACACGGGACTGTAAATTGAACCCGAGACTGTTTTTAAAGTCAATCCAATGGTTCCTACGAATCattttagaatttattttaaaGTTCATTTATGCCCTGTTTGGGAACcaggatttcatttgaaattctggatttgatcaaataacttgtttgggaatttggatttgggtttcatttgaaatccacacATTCAAATGTTAGTATAAATCCtggaatttgaaatgacaactcaaatccggtcatttgaaatccaacatttgaaatgaaatgcatgtttccaaacggccccttaatttATTTAGGTCTAGAAGATTGCATACGACAAAATGAAATGTCTGTGAATACTGAATAACACAAAATTTGTGAACATGAAGAACTGATGCtgtgaaaaaattcaaaatttgatgaCATACTTTGCACACTTGCGTAGCTGCGCTCAGTATCAAATTCACTATCTTCCTCATCTCCTCTGTGTTGTTCATCATCATCTTGGAATGGTGGGGCCAGTACAGATACTGGACTGCAttgatttttttcttcttcctcttccttttctACTTGAATTTTCTGTAAACTTTCCGCTTCATCATAATTGTGCTGTTGAATTACATGCACGATCGAttactaaaaattaaata
This region includes:
- the LOC108210187 gene encoding 25S rRNA (cytosine-C(5))-methyltransferase NSUN5, producing MPPATKQKKTARLSNAEKSSFFARREAAKVLHSVLVGDARRQAVASIKSLVFKPSVRNKKATFALVCQTLKSLPYIKEILKSSDILNSKWKKQEALMYLITYDILFGQSVALVGDAEKFLLRKKDALLSALAQILVRNRVKNVQDLMALQPDVSKPRYVRVNTLKLSTEAASDELGKHYKVHKDDLVPDLLVLPPGTDLHDHHLVKNGSVLLQGKASSMVAVALDPRPGWEVLDACSAPGNKTVHLAALMRGEGKIIACEQNKERVKLLEYTIKQAGATNVEVLHEDFLTLSPVDPSYSKVRGILVDPSCSGSGTAVDRLDHLLPSYQPGHVDPGEIHRLTKLAAFQKMALEHALSFPGVERVVYSTCSIHQIENEDVINSVLPLAISQGFELGTPFPQWTRRGLPVIEQSKHLLRADPVEDKEGFFIALFVRSIHQSEPHQQKEIGSCHNPAVPCKISERKVKTINKSRLRSSCFFPRMSLRMSRILLNPYFDVVNKKVE
- the LOC108207743 gene encoding ethylene-responsive transcription factor ERF024, encoding MERYSSSSFDANNSSPPGSGSPSSGRHPVYRGVRRRKSGSGKWVSEIREPRSPNRIWLGTFSSAEMAAVAYDVAALALKGKDAELNFPDSASSLPVPASASPRDIQAAAAIAASAAGAAVDTFRGVDRTTNTRAMIADPNINTNNNVIASRVDHDNNFVDEDMIFDMPNILVNMAHGMLLSPPRMNVEADFDPDYAGDNLWNYP
- the LOC108206931 gene encoding uncharacterized protein LOC108206931, giving the protein MAHPNLLRDVLREDQEPFQLHHYIADKHCINLYKPTFHQTSSLNLNLCTKSCFKPPLFHSARKRPSKPRTRAINIGFCSYLKRLWDKNKARKSSDKLEVNSEDARLSTVGWSESNEGKSLDMESSSSSSTYDYADIHSCENKCSSSQPFCFALQRSSYADHTPDFLSPVASPISHDKQHNYDEAESLQKIQVEKEEEEEKNQCSPVSVLAPPFQDDDEQHRGDEEDSEFDTERSYASVQRLRRFQRVAELDPVELEKTMLEDGDEIVVIVEEQLHNHVNYPESFDMEENVNEVVRQVLSRSKQYDENKISSDVRQLLLQLIDEEKKSGPDVVVSRVCKRLNEWKQVKSNTIDMMVELDLRKDVDVWKLYEEEVRDKLAREIESAIFGLLLEELVF